A genome region from Paludibacterium sp. B53371 includes the following:
- a CDS encoding MBL fold metallo-hydrolase, giving the protein MIVSVLGTAAGNGSQIATSSYLIDVSTLMDCGSGVETLSTESQLAVERVLLTHSHLDHCSGLPALLACHAAHGGKGLTVHSQQETIDELLNGLMAEPGHQGYLQAQTPQGEPLLRFAALEVGDAIPLADGMATALPAQHNIASIGWVIEGPWRALAYTGDSALCPAFWHWAANVPSLSDIICEVTYPSSDPERAAQEGHMTPATLLPMLELIPPNVQIWISHLDPSLREQALGELKRLAPAGLNIAELQHSSVIDL; this is encoded by the coding sequence ATGATTGTTTCCGTCCTTGGCACCGCGGCCGGCAACGGCTCGCAAATCGCCACCTCCAGCTACCTGATCGATGTCAGCACCCTGATGGACTGCGGCAGCGGCGTGGAAACGCTGTCGACGGAAAGCCAACTGGCGGTGGAACGCGTACTACTGACCCACTCTCACCTGGATCATTGCAGCGGCCTGCCGGCACTGCTCGCCTGCCATGCTGCCCATGGCGGCAAAGGGCTGACCGTTCACAGCCAGCAGGAAACCATTGACGAGTTATTGAATGGCCTGATGGCCGAACCCGGCCATCAGGGCTATCTGCAGGCCCAAACCCCGCAAGGCGAGCCCCTGCTGCGCTTTGCCGCACTCGAAGTCGGCGATGCCATCCCGCTGGCAGACGGCATGGCCACCGCCCTGCCGGCCCAGCACAACATCGCCAGCATCGGCTGGGTCATTGAGGGCCCCTGGCGCGCCCTCGCCTATACCGGCGATTCGGCCCTGTGCCCGGCCTTCTGGCACTGGGCGGCCAATGTCCCGTCGCTGTCCGACATCATCTGTGAAGTCACCTACCCGAGCAGTGACCCGGAACGGGCCGCACAGGAGGGCCACATGACGCCGGCCACCCTGCTGCCCATGCTGGAGCTGATTCCGCCCAATGTGCAGATCTGGATCAGCCATCTGGACCCCTCGCTGCGCGAACAGGCTCTGGGTGAACTCAAGCGCCTGGCGCCGGCCGGTCTCAACATCGCCGAACTGCAGCACAGCAGCGTGATCGACCTCTAG
- a CDS encoding M14 family metallopeptidase, with protein MKKTRLCMQLTMLASMLASLPAFAVPSAPDYVDDNAYLAAARKHILPPDIAWNGKSEQFIAAKNDPYITPIEASDFQHTPTYTETLDYLKKLQDAKPGLIKMMTYGETTDAGTPFTMVIVSKSADKSAAGLKASGKPTVYVEAEIHPGEANGKDAGLMMIRDMTVGSSQTALLDKINLIFVPVVNIDGDLRNGKYGRINQNGPNNTGWRVNSRNLNLNRDFAKLDSPEIRNVARILNEYDPDFFIDTHSTDGVIYQYDVTYCNNGMGWAKNSTTWMNSVMTPRVFAELKDYGHLPNDCISMNDNEDMTQGYYPYYSDYARFSNQYADIRGIPGILVELHALKPYRQQVLGNYTLYKAIFEAVGDNKDSLAAAIAKDRAVRDNQVALTWKAPDGKPQLVDFKGVKYTKELSPITGDKIVRWTNKPQDYKIPYTPQTQPDLIVPRPKAYIVPAQWHEVIDRLKVHGIQMTTLSAPTAYDVTVYRLEDVKLGTPFEPDRESADKIPGYEGRLLITGKPVPEHRKVTYPAGSVVIDPNQRLGVLAMDLLEPASPDSFLSWGFFNANLTSAEAPEAYVMEPMARAMLAESPALRQAFAEKLKKDKAFAKDRNARLNWFYNQTPFADSNRYMYPVGKVE; from the coding sequence ATGAAAAAAACCCGCCTTTGCATGCAACTGACCATGCTGGCCTCGATGCTGGCAAGCCTTCCGGCCTTTGCCGTGCCGTCCGCACCGGACTATGTCGACGACAACGCCTATCTGGCCGCGGCGCGCAAACACATTCTGCCGCCAGATATCGCCTGGAACGGCAAGAGCGAACAATTCATCGCAGCCAAGAACGACCCCTATATCACCCCGATCGAAGCGTCCGATTTCCAGCACACCCCGACCTACACCGAAACGCTGGACTACCTGAAGAAACTGCAGGATGCCAAACCGGGCCTCATCAAGATGATGACCTACGGTGAAACCACCGATGCCGGCACCCCGTTCACCATGGTGATCGTCTCCAAGTCCGCCGACAAATCCGCCGCCGGCCTCAAGGCCTCGGGCAAACCGACCGTCTACGTCGAAGCCGAAATCCATCCGGGCGAAGCCAACGGCAAGGATGCCGGCCTGATGATGATTCGCGACATGACCGTCGGCAGCAGCCAGACCGCCCTGCTGGACAAGATCAACCTGATCTTCGTCCCGGTGGTCAACATCGACGGTGACCTGCGCAACGGCAAGTATGGACGCATCAACCAGAACGGCCCGAACAATACCGGCTGGCGTGTCAACTCGCGCAACCTGAACCTCAACCGCGACTTCGCCAAGCTCGACAGTCCGGAAATCCGCAACGTCGCCCGCATCCTCAACGAATACGACCCGGACTTCTTCATCGACACCCATTCCACCGATGGCGTGATCTACCAGTACGATGTCACCTACTGCAACAACGGCATGGGCTGGGCCAAGAACAGTACCACCTGGATGAACAGCGTCATGACCCCGCGCGTGTTCGCCGAGCTGAAAGACTATGGCCATCTGCCGAACGACTGCATCAGCATGAACGACAATGAGGATATGACCCAGGGGTACTATCCGTACTACAGCGACTATGCCCGCTTCTCCAACCAGTACGCCGATATCCGCGGCATTCCGGGCATCCTGGTCGAATTGCACGCCCTCAAGCCGTACCGCCAGCAAGTACTGGGCAACTACACCCTGTACAAGGCCATCTTCGAAGCCGTCGGCGACAACAAGGACAGCCTGGCCGCCGCGATTGCCAAAGACCGCGCTGTACGTGACAACCAGGTGGCGCTGACCTGGAAAGCCCCGGATGGCAAGCCGCAACTGGTCGACTTCAAGGGCGTGAAATACACCAAGGAATTGTCGCCGATCACCGGTGACAAGATCGTGCGCTGGACCAACAAGCCGCAGGATTACAAGATCCCTTACACCCCGCAGACCCAGCCGGACCTGATCGTACCGCGTCCCAAGGCCTATATCGTGCCGGCGCAATGGCATGAAGTGATCGACCGTCTCAAGGTCCATGGCATCCAGATGACCACCCTGAGCGCGCCGACGGCCTACGACGTGACGGTCTATCGCCTGGAAGACGTCAAGCTGGGCACCCCGTTCGAGCCCGACCGCGAGTCCGCCGACAAGATCCCGGGCTATGAAGGTCGCCTGCTGATCACCGGCAAACCGGTTCCGGAACACCGCAAGGTCACCTACCCGGCCGGCTCTGTGGTCATCGACCCGAACCAGCGTCTGGGCGTACTGGCCATGGACCTGCTCGAACCGGCCAGCCCGGACTCTTTCCTGAGCTGGGGCTTCTTCAATGCCAACCTGACCTCGGCCGAAGCGCCCGAAGCCTACGTCATGGAGCCGATGGCTCGTGCCATGCTGGCCGAAAGCCCGGCACTGCGTCAGGCCTTCGCAGAAAAGCTGAAGAAAGACAAAGCCTTTGCCAAGGATCGCAACGCGCGCCTGAACTGGTTCTACAACCAGACGCCGTTCGCCGACAGCAACCGCTATATGTACCCGGTCGGCAAGGTCGAGTGA